The DNA region CAAAGATTTCAGCCAACGCCCCTGATGCCACAATTGGCGAGCTTGCACGAACCGCAGTCGATCGATCCATTGGCGCAACCTTGGGGTCATGGGTGGTTTGGGCGGTTGCGGTTGCGGTTGTGGTGGGCTGGAGATTGGGGCAGCGGGCAGCGCGAGCAAAGGATTGCTGGTTGGCAAATAGCTCAGGCGACTTAAGCGATTCAGGCGATTCAGGCGATTCAGGTGATCAAGACGATTCCTGATCCGATCGCTGAGGGGGCGAGGGTGATTGGGATGACGGGGCGCACTGAAGTGACGGGGACTGTTTCGGCGCTGGGCATGATCTAAATGGTTCAGAAAATTTAAGTCCCGATCGAGCCAACGCCACAGTCGGGCCGCACGGCGCAGCAGCCAAGCCCGTCGCCGGGGCGATCGTTGGGCCCAGCGCACCAAAGGATCGAGCCACAGGGCGATCGCCCAACGCATCACCACCGTTTTCACCACAAACAAAGCCGCCAGGGGGAACCCCTGCTGCCACAGTTGCCGCGCCAACTGCAACCGAAAACGCATTTGTTGCCAGCGCAGTTTGAACCACCCACCCCGCAGCAGCGATTGGGGCGACTGGGCCCGAATCCAGGCCTGAAGGCGGCGCTTCAGATAGCGTTGGGTGTCTCGATAGGTCCAGGTAAGGGCGTGGAAAATACGATTCAGCCGAGTCCGCAACATCAGGCCCCATCCCCGAGCCGATAGCAAACTGGGAGCGGCGATCGAGAAAGCCTTGAACCATTGGTAATGCTTAAGGGCAACCAATCCCCAATGCAGGCGCAGATAGGACTGAACCGCCTGGCTTTCGGGTAATTGTTGCTGAAACCGTTCGTTTACCAGCCCGTGAATTTTTTGTTTAATGGACCAATTGGTGTCAAACCGGCGATCGAACGAAAATTGCCGGTTATAGGCTCCGTCCCAGACGGTGCGATAGGCCAAGCACTGATTTAAAAAAATGGCATCGCCATATTCAGCAATGCGAATCCAAGCATCAATATCATCAAAATTGGTATCAAACTGAGAGTCCCAGCCCCGGGCTTGCAGAAAGGCCGATCGACGAAAGGCCACTTGCACCGGCGTACCAAACGGCACCATCTCCACCAACATGCCGTAGTGAATATCCTCTTGGGGAATGAAATAGGCTAAACCTGGCCCCGTGCGAGGGGTGTGCCCCATTTCATTGCCCTGTAAGTCCACCTGCAAGGCCTGGCAGGAGCACAGGGCCGCGGGTGGACGTAAACCTTTGCCACAGCGTTGATCGTGAATGCGAATTGCCCGCACAAACTCAGCAATGCAATTGGGATCAAGATAATCATCATCATCCAGCAACTTCACCCAGTCGCCCTTGGCCAGCTCCACACCTCGGTTCACGCTGGCTGAATGGCCCTGATTGATGCTGTTGCGCCAATAGACCAATTGGGCGCGTCGCTCGATCGGGAGGCTGAGTTGCAACTGAGCCACCCATTCGGGGGTATCGTCCCGGGAACAGTCGTCCACCACCACGACTTCACAGGGATAGCTTTGCCCCAAGGCAGAGGCGATCGCCCGATCGAGCAGCCGACGGCGGTTATAGGTAGCGATGACGATACTGAATTGCATAGCACGGCTGTGGGCAGACCCAGGCTGCAAGGATGAGCCACGGCGCAGATCCCAAGGAAATCGCCTCAAGTGTTGCAAACTGGGGATGATCACCCGACCCGGCCAGGGCCAGACCCTGGGGTGGTCAATCAGCCAGCGCACATACTGCTTACTTCGATCGATGCTGATGTACCCTGCTCGGGACTAATTGGGCGGCATTTTCAGCATTTCAGACCCCAAGGGTGATCGCGGGAGGGAAGCCATCCGCAGCCATTGCCCCCCAAGCTAACGATGCCCCCCAAGCTAACGATGCCCCCAACAAGCGGGATCTGCGCTAATGCATCGCCACAACCCTGTCCCTAGTCATTATTCCCGCCCATTCTCCCAGCTAATCCATCAGCTATTCCATCGGTTATGCTCTATGTCTATGAGCAAAGCTGAGGGAACTAATCAAGGTTTCAAGCCAATCTCCCTCGTCCCTGATGGGAGTCTTAGATCGATTTTGAAGGGTTTTTCGACTGATTTTCTGTCGATTTTGTTTTTTGATCTGTTCTTGATCTGCAATTGGCCTTGAACGACTTAAGGATTGACTGCTTTGGGAGTTTGTAATCGCTTCATCATCATTTCCAAAATTGAAGGTCGGAAAGGTCAGCGTCCGATCGCGATTCCGAGCATTGCCTCCCAACCATTGCCTCTGAGCCAAGACAAAACCGATGCAGATGATTTTGAGTCCAGCCTCAAGATGTCCTACTGGTTTTTGTAACGATCCCAACGATGTTACTGAAGCTTGGATGGTTCAAAAATCGGAGTGAAAATTAGGGTAAAAATGCTCTAAAACAAATC from Limnothrix sp. FACHB-406 includes:
- a CDS encoding glycosyltransferase family 2 protein encodes the protein MQFSIVIATYNRRRLLDRAIASALGQSYPCEVVVVDDCSRDDTPEWVAQLQLSLPIERRAQLVYWRNSINQGHSASVNRGVELAKGDWVKLLDDDDYLDPNCIAEFVRAIRIHDQRCGKGLRPPAALCSCQALQVDLQGNEMGHTPRTGPGLAYFIPQEDIHYGMLVEMVPFGTPVQVAFRRSAFLQARGWDSQFDTNFDDIDAWIRIAEYGDAIFLNQCLAYRTVWDGAYNRQFSFDRRFDTNWSIKQKIHGLVNERFQQQLPESQAVQSYLRLHWGLVALKHYQWFKAFSIAAPSLLSARGWGLMLRTRLNRIFHALTWTYRDTQRYLKRRLQAWIRAQSPQSLLRGGWFKLRWQQMRFRLQLARQLWQQGFPLAALFVVKTVVMRWAIALWLDPLVRWAQRSPRRRAWLLRRAARLWRWLDRDLNFLNHLDHAQRRNSPRHFSAPRHPNHPRPLSDRIRNRLDHLNRLNRLNRLSRLSYLPTSNPLLALPAAPISSPPQPQPQPPKPPMTPRLRQWIDRLRFVQARQLWHQGRWLKSLALSMPLLFSPAIWGLMWQRGGRAMRRPKVRRFVLLDLPATPGDRPHPHP